The Gemmatimonas phototrophica region AAGGCGCGCGCCCTCAGTGGGTACGTCACGACAGCCAACGGACGATTGGTGCTGTTCTCCCTGTTGGCCAACAACTTTACCGTACCGACGCGGGAAGTGGAGCGCGTGCAGGATATGCTGGTGAGTCTGCTGGCGGGCAGCACCTTGCCTGGCGGCAACCCGCCGTGATGCCAACCGGGATGGGGCCGGCCACTGGCCTTTCATATCCGGAGGCGCTGGCGGCGGTATTGCACCAAGTGGCCACGCGGGTTCCTGCTTCGGAGCGCGTGCCCTTGCCCCAGGCGCTGGGACGGGCGCTGGCCGACGATGTGTCCAGTCGCCTGGCGTTACCCCCATGGGACAACGCCGGGATGGATGGCTACGCCGTACAACGGGCCGATGTGCTGGGGGCCAGTGCCTCATCTCCGCGGGCATTGCCGGTACTTGGTACCAGCATGGCCGGCGCTGATCCGACCATGTTGCCGTGGGTACAGCAGGGGACCGCGCTGCGGATCATGACGGGCGCGCCGATGCCCCCCGGGGCCGATGCTGTCGTCCGTGTGGAAGACACCGACGGCGGCGACACCCTCGTTCGTGTGCTCCACGACCGCGATACCCTGGGGCGTGGCAACGTGCGGCCGCGGGGGGAAGACATTGCGGCCGGTGCCGTACTCTTTACGCGGGGCACCACGCTGCGCGCGTCGCATCTTGGGGCACTGGCCTCCATTGGGGTGCAGGAGGTCCTGGTGTCCCGGGCTCCACGCGTGACCATCGTGTCGAGTGGCGATGAATTGGTGCTGCTCGATCGCTTTGATGAAGTGCTCAACGGGCATCGCATTGTCAGCTCGAGCAGCTATGCCTTGCCCGCGTTACTGCGCGGCGCGGGAGCCGATGTCACCATGGCGCCGCTGGTTCCTGATACGCTCGAGGCGCTGATCGGCGCACTGGGGCAGGCACTGGATGTCGGCTGTGATCTCCTGATTACGACCGGTGGGGTCTCCGTCGGCGCGCACGATTACACACGGGACGCCCTCGCCGCGCTCGGTGGGACCCAGCGATTCTGGCGCGCACGCATACGTCCCGGTGGCCCCCTGGGAACCGGCGAAGTCCGCGGCGTGCCGTGGGTGGGGCTACCGGGGAATCCGGTCTCCACCATGGTGACGGGGGCCCTGTTTGCCTGGCCGCTCATTCGACAGTTGGGTGGACATCGCGGGGTGCAGCATGCCCGGATCCCCGTCCGCATGTGCGACGATGCCGACACTCCCGCCCCGCTCACCTACTTTCTTCGCGTCGCGCTGCAGGTGGGTGCCGACGGCATGCTTGAAGCGCGGCTCACCGGCGCGCAGGGATCCAACCTGTTACGAACCATGGCCATGGCCGACGCCCTTCTGGAAGTTCCTCCCTCGATTGATCGTGTGGAGGCCGGCCAAACCTTCTCGGCCATACTGCTCCCCGACGCGCCTCCGCTGTTTGGTGCAGCGCCGGGGGCGCGGGCATGAGTGAGCCAACAAGCGAGGCGACGGCGCCCGCCGCGGAGCGCGACCTCGCCGCGTTGCAGGGTGAGGGGCTGGACGGAGCCTTCGCACGCAAGTGGAGCACCACGTTTGAGTCCATCACCGTTGGCGCGCCGGAGCATGCGCGTACCTTCACGCTGCTGAAGCCATCCAACGCCGATCACCTGATCAGTGAAGCCGACTACGTGATGGATGAGCGGTTGCCGTATTGGGCAGACTTGTGGCCCTCCGCGCGAGTACTGGCCGGCGCCCTGCTGGCGCTTCGCGGTGAAGGACGCACGTTGCTGGAGATGGGGTGTGGTCTCGGTCTCGACACCACGGCGGCCATGGCCGCCGGTTTCGACGTCACCGCCACGGACTACTACGAAGACGCGATCCACATGGCACGTGGCAACGCCGCGCGCAACCTTGGCCATGAGCCCCACGTGCGCATGGTGAACTGGCGGCATTGGCCGGCGGACCTGGGCACGTTTGACGTGGTCATTGCTGCCGATGTGCTCTACGAGAAAGAGTACGCGTCGTTGGTGGGCGCGTGTCTGGCGCGTGCCCTCGCCCCCACTGGTGTAGCCATTGTGGCCGATCCTGGGCGCCTCGCCCTTCCCGCCTTCCGTGACCACCTGCCCGAGGTGGGTCTTGAACTGATCCGTACCGACGTGGTCCCCTTCGAAGAGGGAGCGGTGAAGCAAAGCGTGCAACTCCTGCACCTGCAACACGCCCGCTAGCCTGTCGGTACACGTGCTTGGCCTGGCCTGTGGGCGAGCCGCCTACTCGAGCGAGAGGGCCTGACGCAGCACGTTGAGCAAATCCGCCGACGAAAACGGTTTGGCCAGCAGCGGGACGTTGGAGACTTCCGCCACATCGTGCTGTTCGAGCTCGTCGTAGCCCGAGAAGAACACGACGGGGAAATCCGGAATCTCGTCGCGCACGCGACGGGCGAGCTCCACTCCATCAACCACCGGCATGCGCACGTCGGTCAGAACCAGCGAGAGCAAATCACGGTGTTGGGCGAAGAGACCGAGCGCCTCTTCTCCGTTACTGGCCTCAAGTACCTGCCAGCCGTTTCGCTCCAGCAAACGTCGGGTGGTGGTGCGTACCGCCGCTTCGTCATCCACGAGGAGGAGCGCCCGTTTGTGATGGCCATCCATCGGCGGGATGGGCTGCTCCGGTGAAGTCACATCAGGTCGGACCAACGGCAAGGAAACACGCATGGTCGTTCCTCGCCCGGGTTCACTGTCCACCCGAATGGTGCCACCGGCCTGCGTCACTACGCCGTAGACGACAGACAGGCCAAGCCCTGTCCCAGACCCCATGGGTTTGGTGGTGAAGAACGGCTCAAAGATGCGCACGCGCGTCCCTTCATCCATGCCGGTGCCGGTATCCGTCACGCTGAACATGACGAGTTGGCGAAAATGATCCACCCAGACGGTCAGGGTGATCTGTCCACCGGCAGGCATCGAATCGCGGGCATTCAGGACCAGATTGAGAATGACCTGTTCCAACTGACTGCGATCGGCCAGGACACGCGCGTCGAGTGATTCCGCGCTGAGCCGGATGGAGACGGATGCCGGCATTGACGTACGCAGCAACCCCATCAGATCACGCACCAGGGCGGCAAGATCCACCACGGACGCCGTGCGTGGCTGCTGCCGACTGAAGGCGAGCAGCTGCCGCGTCAGTCCGGCCGCCCGTTCCGCCGTTTGCATGGCGACTTCGAGATCGGCTCTGGCTTCGGTGTTGGACGGGAGTTCGTCCATGGCCAGTTGCACCGCATTCCGGATGGCCGCCAGCAAATTATTGAAGTCGTGGGCGACCCCGCCGGCCAACTGCCCGACCGCCTCCATTTTCTGCGCGAGGTCGAGCCGTTCCTGGACAACGGCACGCTCGCGCTCCAGCTCCAGCCGGCGGGTTTGATCGCGCCAAGCCACGACGGACACACGCCGACCGTTGATTTTTGCATGGCGCACGCTGACTTCCACCGGTACCTCGGTGCCATCCGGACGCTGATGCACCCAATCGAAGGTGTGGGCACCCTGTGTCAGCGTGACCGCGCCCAGCGCCCGCGATTTCTGGTCGGACGCCTGACCATCCGGCTGCGTGGCGGGAGAGAACATGGCTGGCCGCTTGCCCAGCAACTGCGCCTTGTCCGTCAATCCCAGCATGCACAGCGCCGCCGGATTGCAGTCAATGACCCCGGTATGGTCGGAGACCAGCAGCCCATCCT contains the following coding sequences:
- the glp gene encoding molybdopterin molybdotransferase MoeA; this translates as MGPATGLSYPEALAAVLHQVATRVPASERVPLPQALGRALADDVSSRLALPPWDNAGMDGYAVQRADVLGASASSPRALPVLGTSMAGADPTMLPWVQQGTALRIMTGAPMPPGADAVVRVEDTDGGDTLVRVLHDRDTLGRGNVRPRGEDIAAGAVLFTRGTTLRASHLGALASIGVQEVLVSRAPRVTIVSSGDELVLLDRFDEVLNGHRIVSSSSYALPALLRGAGADVTMAPLVPDTLEALIGALGQALDVGCDLLITTGGVSVGAHDYTRDALAALGGTQRFWRARIRPGGPLGTGEVRGVPWVGLPGNPVSTMVTGALFAWPLIRQLGGHRGVQHARIPVRMCDDADTPAPLTYFLRVALQVGADGMLEARLTGAQGSNLLRTMAMADALLEVPPSIDRVEAGQTFSAILLPDAPPLFGAAPGARA
- a CDS encoding class I SAM-dependent methyltransferase is translated as MSEPTSEATAPAAERDLAALQGEGLDGAFARKWSTTFESITVGAPEHARTFTLLKPSNADHLISEADYVMDERLPYWADLWPSARVLAGALLALRGEGRTLLEMGCGLGLDTTAAMAAGFDVTATDYYEDAIHMARGNAARNLGHEPHVRMVNWRHWPADLGTFDVVIAADVLYEKEYASLVGACLARALAPTGVAIVADPGRLALPAFRDHLPEVGLELIRTDVVPFEEGAVKQSVQLLHLQHAR
- a CDS encoding hybrid sensor histidine kinase/response regulator; protein product: MPERSTSDANDTALLAAIVDTAGSVILGLRPDGRIFSWNRAAEQLYQTPRSEALGLDYVDTFIAPEHRAFVKADIQEVLAGKRTLNFEDDSILPDGGRRTLIWNVTRVLGLDGTPQGIVAIGQDITERKEAEERFRVVFEHAQDGLLVSDHTGVIDCNPAALCMLGLTDKAQLLGKRPAMFSPATQPDGQASDQKSRALGAVTLTQGAHTFDWVHQRPDGTEVPVEVSVRHAKINGRRVSVVAWRDQTRRLELERERAVVQERLDLAQKMEAVGQLAGGVAHDFNNLLAAIRNAVQLAMDELPSNTEARADLEVAMQTAERAAGLTRQLLAFSRQQPRTASVVDLAALVRDLMGLLRTSMPASVSIRLSAESLDARVLADRSQLEQVILNLVLNARDSMPAGGQITLTVWVDHFRQLVMFSVTDTGTGMDEGTRVRIFEPFFTTKPMGSGTGLGLSVVYGVVTQAGGTIRVDSEPGRGTTMRVSLPLVRPDVTSPEQPIPPMDGHHKRALLLVDDEAAVRTTTRRLLERNGWQVLEASNGEEALGLFAQHRDLLSLVLTDVRMPVVDGVELARRVRDEIPDFPVVFFSGYDELEQHDVAEVSNVPLLAKPFSSADLLNVLRQALSLE